In Salmo salar chromosome ssa24, Ssal_v3.1, whole genome shotgun sequence, the following proteins share a genomic window:
- the LOC106585514 gene encoding cationic amino acid transporter 4 has protein sequence MATCGRGCVPAVRFCQRLNRLKTLDDDLMVTSMKRCLTMVDLALLGVGGMVGSGLYVLTGTVAKDTAGPAVVLSFLIAGIASLMAALCYAEFGARVPRTGSAYMFTYVSCGEIWAFLIGWNVVLEYMIGGAAVARAWSGYLDSMFNHTIQNYTENHIMKWNVPYIAHYPDLLAAGILVVATIFITFGVRVSSWLNHIFSAVSLVVILFILVFGFVLADPVNWSQKEGGFAPFGVSGVMAGTATCFYAFVGFDVIAASSEEAKNPQRAIPMATAISLCMAATAYILVSTVLTLMVPWHSLDPNSALSDAFFRRGYSWAGYIVAVGSICAMNTVLLSNLFSLPRIVYAMAEDGLFFAFFAKVNPVTKVPVNAILVFGLLMAVMALIFDLEALVQFLSIGTLLAYTFVAASVIVLRFQPEKEKTSSKANSTTSPNTNYNPEPSPEASESQIIAQDSGELKEYESFSDKLQLVEMQKTRERSAPGVLKARWEPYLGRVLGNFEPGEVVAFSVLAVMVSSVSLCAVFVFGSNQLQLPTWSFAVLIVVFGSTFLLSLVVIYAHEPHINTKTFQVPLVPFIPGASILMNVFLMLKLSPMTWIRFTVWVAAGLLVYFGYGIWHSKEGLRELQPKDMAARYVVLPSGSLVETVQSVQPNGHGDASALHTTPSPAQSAEEQQAKR, from the exons ATGGCGACCTGTGGGCGTGGCTGCGTCCCGGCAGTGCGTTTCTGCCAAAGGCTGAACCGACTGAAGACCCTGGATGATGACTTGATGGTGACATCAATGAAACGCTGCCTGACCATGGTGGACCTGGCCCTGCTGGGTGTTGGGGGCATGGTGGGCTCTGGCCTCTACGTCCTGACAGGCACTGTGGCCAAGGACACCGCGGGACCTGCCGTGGTCCTCTCCTTCCTCATAGCAGGCATCGCCTCCCTGATGGCCGCCCTCTGCTATGCTGAGTTCGGAGCTCGCGTGCCCAGAACGGGCTCAGCCTACATGTTCACCTATGTTTCTTGTGGAGAGATATGGGCCTTTCTCATTGGCTGGAATGTAGTGTTGGAGTACATGATTGGTGGGGCCGCGGTGGCACGGGCGTGGAGTGGTTACCTGGACTCCATGTTTAACCACACTATCCAGAACTACACAGAGAACCACATAATGAAGTGGAATGTTCCCTATATCGCCCACTACCCTGACCTGCTGGCCGCCGGGATTCTAGTGGTTGCCACCATCTTCATAACCTTCGGAGTGCGAGTCTCCTCTTGGCTGAACCACATCTTCTCCGCTGTTAGTCTGGTTGTCATACTCTTCATCTTGGTGTTTGGCTTCGTGCTGGCCGACCCAGTCAACTGGAGCCAGAAAGAAGGAGGTTTTGCACCGTTCGGTGTGTCTGGGGTTATGGCGGGCACAGCGACCTGCTTTTACGCATTTGTTGGCTTCGATGTGATTGCAGCCTCCAGCGAGGAGGCAAAGAACCCCCAGCGAGCCATTCCCATGGCCACGGCCATCTCCTTGTGCATGGCAGCCACAGCCTACATCCTGGTCTCCACTGTCCTCACTCTCATGGTGCCCTGGCACTCCCTCGATCCCAACTCAGCTCTGTCTGACGCCTTCTTCCGCCGAGGCTACAGCTGGGCTGGCTACATCGTGGCAGTAGGGTCCATCTGTG CCATGAACACAGTGCTCCTCAGcaacctcttctccctccctcggATTGTTTACGCTATGGCGGAGGATGGCCTCTTCTTCGCCTTCTTCGCCAAAGTCAACCCTGTCACCAAGGTCCCTGTGAATGCCATCTTGGTGTTTGGCCTCCTCATGGCCGTCATGGCACTCATCTTTGACCTGGAGGCTCTGGTCCAGTTCCTGTCCATCGGCACCCTCCTGGCCTACACCTTTGTGGCAGCCAGTGTCATCGTGCTGCGCTTCCAGCCTGAGAAGGAGAAGACCAGTTCCAAGGCTAACTCCACTACCTCCCCTAACACCAACTACAACCCAGAGCCCTCACCCGAAGCCTCAGAGTCCCAGATCATAGCTCAGGACAGCGGGGAGCTGAAGGAGTATGAGTCCTTCTCAGACAAGCTACAGCTGGTGGAGATGCAGAAGACCAGGGAACGCAGCGCCCCAGGGGTGTTGAAGGCCCGCTGGGAGCCATACCTGGGCAGGGTGCTGGGGAACTTTGAGCCGGGGGAGGTGGTGGCCTTCTCTGTGCTGGCGGTGATGGTGagctctgtgtccctctgtgccGTGTTTGTGTTTGGGAGTAACCAGCTGCAGCTGCCTACATGGAGCTTCGCCGTGCTAATAGTGGTGTTTGGCTCAACCTTCCTCCTCAGCCTGGTCGTCATATATGCCCATGAACCACATATCAACACCAAAACCTTCCAG GTACCCTTGGTCCCATTCATCCCTGGTGCAAGCATCCTCATGAATGTGTTCCTAATGCTGAAGCTCAGCCCAATGACCTGGATCCGCTTTACCGTATGGGTGGCTGCAG GTCTACTGGTGTATTTTGGCTATGGGATATGGCACAGTAAGGAGGGCCTGAGGGAGCTGCAGCCCAAGGACATGGCTGCCAGGTACGTGGTGCTCCCTAGTGGCAGCCTGGTAGAGACAGTCCAGTCAGTGCAGCCGAACGGACATGGGGACGCCAGCGCCCTCCACACCACCCCCTCCCCCGCCCAATCTGCTGAAGAGCAGCAGGCAAAGAGATGA